In Pseudochaenichthys georgianus unplaced genomic scaffold, fPseGeo1.2 scaffold_407_arrow_ctg1, whole genome shotgun sequence, the following are encoded in one genomic region:
- the spata2 gene encoding spermatogenesis-associated protein 2, producing the protein MDAKLKEDLFRRYVTALERRLEDGGEYTAGDRGRHKDSEALLSTATALLGAYQPDPGQRFRMVRFYEMVDNSLRCQRGGNIRSLERAFNTLETICTNLLLFPWKKEFRCIKTFTGPYVYHLQSAISDPELRTLMRTIGYACDHDSQFHLQEHPGGTNHIRQLAFELFLAQAECRLLGEVVALARGSASELEALELRKGCRDDAAGCAEALRRRDSLGADMARLSVRPLDLERPHAHHLRRGSRPSKSVDVTDGAGHWHAAVSKPVLKASLSLRKETLFVDAEEDMKDEILRPLTSTSLFSVAAPQSYSPIADFFPIQSPPPADAYTSYHLSSLDEIDLYTERGVGTGGRQTPSRPPSREPRDQRDAWLLKAHGSVKCQGCGLACSSMASCQRCDMILCSTCHDVDPSPCCGLQDYHPKSPRPLDGYIPVKEKLSVYSNTHSHSHLHPHPLTLTHSHSHPHPHPQMVEKPLMSTKLFASKSVALTTPKGGSSERLSLGGSRCGFCNKPGASHTCVNCSKVSCDSCMGLYAKDICTRKNPQHSFVPNHQLNFKSGTISHLVYR; encoded by the exons ATGGATGCCAAGTTAAAGGAGGACCTTTTTCGAAGGTATGTAACGGCACTGGAGAGGCGTCTGGAAGATGGAGGTGAATATACAGCAGGGGACAGAGGGCGGCATAAGGACAGCGAGGCCCTACTCTCAACAGCTACAGCTCTGCTAGGGGCCTACCAGCCGGATCCTGGACAGCGTTTTCGGATGGTTCGTTTCTACGAAATGGTGGATAATTCTCTCCGCTGCCAGAGAGGAGGCAACATCAGGAGCCTGGAGAGAGCCTTCAACACATTAGAAACCATCTGCACCAACCTCTTGCTATTCCCCTGGAAGAAGGAGTTCAGATGTATTAAA ACCTTCACCGGCCCATATGTGTACCATCTGCAGTCAGCCATCTCTGATCCTGAACTCCGGACTCTAATGCGCACCATTGGCTACGCCTGTGACCATGATTCGCAGTTCCATTTGCAGGAGCACCCGGGAGGCACAAATCATATCCGGCAGTTGGCGTTCGAGCTCTTCTTGGCCCAGGCAGAGTGTCGTCTGCTGGGAGAGGTAGTGGCTCTGGCCCGTGGCTCGGCCTCAGAGCTGGAGGCCCTGGAACTCCGCAAAGGTTGCAGAGATGATGCAGCCGGCTGTGCTGAGGCGCTCCGCAGACGCGACAGCCTCGGGGCCGATATGGCTCGGCTGTCTGTGCGCCCGTTGGATTTAGAGAGGCCTCATGCCCACCACCTGAGGCGAGGTAGCCGACCATCTAAGTCTGTGGATGTTACAGATGGAGCTGGTCACTGGCACGCAGCAGTCAGCAAGCCTGTGTTAAAGGCCTCGCTGAGTTTGAggaaggagactctgtttgtggATGCAGAGGAGGATATGAAGGATGAGATCCTCCGGCCCCTCACCTCAACGTCTCtcttctctgtggccgctcctcAGTCCTATAGCCCTATTGCAGATTTCTTCCCTATTCAGTCACCTCCCCCGGCTGACGCTTACACATCTTACCACCTGTCCTCTTTGGATGAGATTGACTTGTACACAGAGAGGGGCGTTGGGACGGGAGGAAGGCAGACCCCCTCTCGCCCTCCTTCCAGAGAGCCTCGGGATCAAAGGGATGCGTGGCTGCTCAAAGCTCACGGCAGTGTGAAGTGTCAGGGCTGTGGGCTTGCCTGCTCCTCTATGGCCTCCTGCCAGAGGTGTGACATGATCCTCTGCTCTACCTGTCACGATGTGGACCCCTCCCCTTGCTGTGGCCTACAGGACTACCACCCGAAATCCCCACGGCCCCTTGACGGATACATTCCTGTGAAGGAAAAACTCTCCGTGTACTCAAATACGCACTCCCACTCCCATCTACATCCGCACCCCCTCACGCTGACCCACTCACACTCCCACCCCCACCCTCACCCCCAGATGGTGGAGAAACCCCTCATGTCCACGAAGCTGTTTGCCAGCAAgtctgttgccttgacaacgccAAAGGGAGGCAGCAGTGAGCGACTGAGCTTGGGGGGATCGCGATGTGGGTTTTGCAACAAGCCAGGGGCATCCCACACCTGTGTGAACTGCTCCAAGGTGTCATGTGACTCGTGCATGGGCCTGTATGCGAAGGATATTTGCACCAGAAAGAATCCCCAGCACAGCTTTGTGCCCAACCATCAGCTCAACTTCAAATCTGGCACCATATCTCACCTGGTGTACCGATGA